The Alphaproteobacteria bacterium genome contains a region encoding:
- a CDS encoding ABC transporter ATP-binding protein, with the protein MTTAVGVSARPLVSIRNVSKQFANGTVAIRGVDLDLHEAEFVSLLGPSGCGKSTLLRIIAGLGAPSAGTVEWPTAAHDAGGEAHPDLGFVFQDPTLMPWANALKNTMLPLTLAGVGKTEAEARSAEMLALVGLKGFETSYPRELSGGMKMRVSIARALVTHPKILLMDEPFAALDEITRHKLNDDLLALWWQNRFTAVFVTHSVFESVYLSQRIVVMAARPGRVMADLRSEAPYPRDALFRTSADYAHLCRVASGTLREAIAA; encoded by the coding sequence GTGACCACGGCCGTGGGCGTGAGCGCACGCCCGCTCGTCTCGATCCGCAACGTCTCGAAGCAGTTCGCGAATGGCACGGTTGCCATTCGCGGCGTCGATCTCGACCTGCACGAGGCTGAGTTCGTCAGCCTGCTCGGGCCGTCGGGCTGCGGCAAGTCGACGCTGTTGCGCATCATTGCGGGCCTCGGCGCGCCCAGCGCCGGCACGGTGGAATGGCCGACCGCCGCGCACGATGCGGGCGGCGAGGCCCACCCGGATCTCGGCTTCGTGTTCCAGGACCCGACGCTGATGCCGTGGGCGAATGCGCTCAAGAACACAATGCTGCCGTTGACACTCGCGGGCGTCGGCAAGACCGAGGCCGAGGCGCGCTCCGCCGAGATGCTGGCGCTGGTCGGGCTGAAGGGCTTCGAAACGTCCTATCCGCGCGAGCTCTCCGGCGGCATGAAGATGCGCGTCTCGATCGCGCGCGCGCTGGTGACGCATCCCAAAATCCTGCTGATGGACGAGCCGTTCGCGGCGCTCGACGAGATCACCCGCCACAAGCTCAACGACGACCTGCTGGCGCTCTGGTGGCAGAACCGTTTCACCGCGGTGTTCGTCACGCATTCGGTGTTCGAATCGGTCTATCTGTCGCAGCGCATCGTCGTGATGGCGGCGCGGCCTGGCCGCGTCATGGCCGACCTGCGCAGCGAAGCGCCGTATCCGCGCGACGCGCTGTTCCGCACCTCGGCCGACTACGCGCACCTCTGCCGCGTCGCCTCCGGCACGCTCCGGGAGGCGATTGCCGCATGA
- a CDS encoding creatininase family protein, with amino-acid sequence MRKVHWMQLTTEDFAGLDPEKTIAVLPIAAIEQHGPHLAVSTDTIIGQSLVDTVIAKLPEDLSVLFLPISAVGKSNEHIRSPGTITYTAETAQRVWTEIGESVARAGLRKMVIVTSHGGNVDTMRVVARELRVNCQMLVVTTGWRFGVPKGLFSEQEALHGIHAGDIETSLMLHFRPDLVRKEKVANFVPSSVRMENEFKFLRPTGLHAHAWIAQDIHPAGAAGDASLGTAEKGRQWAEFQAERFIELLRDVERFELSRLA; translated from the coding sequence ATGCGCAAAGTCCACTGGATGCAGCTCACCACGGAAGACTTCGCCGGGCTCGATCCCGAGAAGACGATCGCAGTGCTGCCGATCGCCGCGATCGAACAGCATGGGCCGCACCTTGCGGTCTCGACCGACACGATCATCGGGCAAAGCCTGGTCGACACCGTGATCGCAAAGCTGCCGGAGGACTTGTCGGTGCTGTTCCTGCCGATCTCCGCGGTCGGCAAGTCGAACGAGCACATCCGCTCGCCCGGCACCATCACCTACACGGCCGAGACCGCGCAGCGGGTGTGGACCGAGATCGGCGAGAGCGTCGCGCGCGCAGGGCTGCGCAAGATGGTGATCGTCACCTCGCACGGCGGCAACGTCGACACGATGCGCGTCGTCGCGCGCGAGCTGCGCGTCAATTGCCAGATGCTGGTGGTGACGACGGGCTGGCGCTTCGGCGTGCCGAAGGGCCTGTTCTCGGAGCAGGAGGCGCTGCATGGCATCCATGCGGGCGACATCGAGACCTCGCTGATGCTGCACTTCCGCCCCGACCTCGTGCGCAAGGAGAAGGTCGCCAACTTCGTGCCGTCGTCGGTGCGGATGGAGAACGAGTTCAAGTTCCTGCGCCCGACCGGCCTGCATGCGCATGCCTGGATCGCGCAAGACATCCATCCGGCCGGCGCCGCGGGCGATGCCTCTTTGGGCACCGCCGAGAAGGGCAGGCAGTGGGCGGAGTTTCAGGCCGAGCGGTTCATCGAGCTGTTGCGCGACGTGGAGCGGTTTGAGCTTTCGCGATTGGCCTAA
- a CDS encoding ABC transporter permease, with the protein MLAAWEAVVRIKGIPVYILPGPIVIAQTLWNDWGTLSASLLITLRITFAALIAAIVVGVALAIIFTQSKWLEKSLFPYAVILQVTPVVSIAPLIIIWVGDINLSLLICAWIVAFFPILSNTILGLNSADHNLINLFQLYRANRWQTLRYLRLPAALPYFLGGLKISGGLALIGAVVAEFVAGTGGSASGLAYRILESGYRLQIPRMFAALIMISLTGIAIFFLTSWIAHLALRHWHESAMRREN; encoded by the coding sequence ATGCTGGCCGCCTGGGAGGCGGTGGTTCGGATCAAGGGCATCCCGGTCTACATCTTGCCGGGTCCGATCGTGATCGCGCAGACGCTCTGGAACGACTGGGGCACGCTCTCGGCCTCGCTGCTCATCACCCTGCGCATCACGTTTGCGGCGCTGATCGCCGCGATCGTCGTCGGCGTCGCGCTCGCGATCATCTTCACGCAGTCGAAGTGGCTGGAAAAATCGCTCTTCCCCTATGCGGTGATCCTGCAGGTCACGCCGGTGGTCTCGATCGCGCCGCTGATCATCATCTGGGTCGGCGACATCAACCTGTCGCTCCTGATTTGCGCCTGGATCGTGGCGTTCTTCCCGATCCTGTCGAACACGATCCTCGGGCTCAATTCCGCCGACCACAATCTGATCAACCTGTTCCAGCTCTACCGCGCGAACCGCTGGCAGACCCTGCGCTATCTGCGCCTGCCGGCGGCGCTGCCGTATTTCCTCGGCGGGCTGAAGATCTCCGGCGGCCTCGCGCTGATCGGCGCGGTGGTCGCCGAGTTCGTCGCCGGCACCGGCGGCAGCGCATCGGGGCTTGCCTACCGCATCCTCGAATCCGGCTACCGGCTGCAGATCCCGCGCATGTTCGCGGCGCTGATCATGATCTCGCTCACCGGCATCGCGATCTTTTTCCTGACCAGCTGGATCGCGCATCTCGCGCTGCGCCACTGGCACGAAAGCGCCATGCGGCGCGAGAACTAA
- a CDS encoding ABC transporter substrate-binding protein, whose amino-acid sequence MNTKYRVDRRKALGVIGGAVSLVAVPGARAFAQSLDKISYQTNWRAQAEHGGFYLARENGIYKKHGIDADIRMGGPQQNPSQLLLGGRVDTIMSNSFEGINYVKENLPFLVIASIFQKDPQVIISHPGVGHDSFEQLKGAPILIGAGGRTSYWPFLKAKFGYTEEQARPYTFNMAPFLADKNLSQQGFVSSEPYVIMQAGVQPVVHLIADAGFGNYNTTINVSQKMAAEKKDVVQRFVTASLEGWAEYMKGGPAIEAANAQIKKDNPEMTDDKMAYALKVMNERGIVKSGDALKLGIGAMTDERWKTFYEQMTAAGVFAPGVDYKKAYSLEFINKGVGA is encoded by the coding sequence ATGAACACGAAATATCGCGTCGACCGCCGCAAGGCGCTGGGTGTGATCGGCGGCGCCGTCTCGCTGGTCGCGGTGCCGGGCGCGCGCGCCTTCGCGCAGTCGCTCGACAAGATCAGCTACCAGACCAACTGGCGCGCGCAGGCCGAGCACGGCGGCTTCTATCTGGCGCGCGAGAACGGCATCTACAAGAAGCACGGCATCGACGCCGACATCCGCATGGGCGGACCGCAGCAGAACCCCTCGCAACTTCTGCTCGGCGGACGCGTCGACACGATCATGTCGAACTCGTTCGAGGGCATCAATTACGTGAAGGAAAACCTGCCGTTCCTGGTGATCGCCTCGATCTTCCAGAAGGACCCGCAGGTCATCATCTCGCACCCCGGCGTCGGCCATGACTCATTCGAGCAACTCAAGGGCGCGCCGATCCTGATCGGGGCCGGCGGACGCACCAGCTACTGGCCGTTCCTGAAGGCGAAGTTCGGCTACACCGAGGAGCAGGCGCGGCCCTACACCTTCAACATGGCGCCGTTCCTTGCCGACAAGAACCTCTCGCAGCAGGGCTTCGTTTCGTCCGAGCCCTACGTGATCATGCAGGCGGGCGTGCAGCCGGTGGTGCACCTGATCGCGGACGCCGGCTTCGGCAACTACAACACCACGATCAACGTCTCGCAGAAGATGGCGGCCGAGAAGAAGGACGTGGTGCAGCGCTTCGTCACCGCCTCGCTGGAAGGCTGGGCCGAATACATGAAGGGCGGCCCGGCCATCGAAGCCGCCAATGCGCAGATCAAGAAAGACAATCCCGAAATGACCGACGACAAGATGGCCTATGCGCTGAAGGTGATGAACGAGCGCGGCATCGTGAAGTCGGGCGATGCGTTGAAACTCGGCATCGGCGCGATGACCGACGAGCGCTGGAAGACCTTCTACGAGCAGATGACGGCCGCCGGCGTATTCGCGCCCGGCGTCGACTACAAAAAGGCCTACAGCCTGGAATTCATCAACAAGGGCGTCGGCGCGTGA
- a CDS encoding cytosine deaminase, which translates to MSFLTIPPSLARFRLANARVPVCLLADAAQLKPDADGLASCDIVIEKERIATIGAPAITNDGLPNFDLDRGIVLPRLVDVHTHIDKGQIWGRAQNPDGTHMGARTAVMADRDKNWSRDDVQKRMDFALRCAFAHGTGALRTHIDSYPKQTPVSWPLFAEMREAWKGRIALQAVALFPIDFALNDEANFRVLVETVAKHGGLLGGLTFLGEAPNAKTDAALDKIFEAAKVNGLDLDFHVDESDSPHARTLPRIAEAALRHKFKGRIVAGHCCSLALADDAERATIIAKVAEARIAVVSLPMCNMYLQDRTAGRTPRWRGVAPLHELDAAGVTVMVASDNTRDPFYAYGDLDMLEVYREATRILHFDHSARPWLKTIAATPGEVMGLPHGRMAVGAPAGLVLTRARTINELLSRPQADRVVLCAGRQVERALPDYRELG; encoded by the coding sequence GCCGGACGCCGACGGCCTTGCTTCCTGCGATATCGTGATCGAGAAGGAGCGCATCGCCACGATCGGTGCGCCGGCCATTACGAACGACGGCCTTCCCAATTTCGATCTCGACCGCGGCATCGTGTTGCCGCGCCTCGTCGACGTGCACACCCACATCGACAAGGGCCAGATCTGGGGGCGAGCACAAAATCCCGACGGCACGCACATGGGCGCGCGGACGGCCGTGATGGCCGACCGCGACAAGAACTGGTCGCGCGACGATGTACAGAAGCGCATGGACTTCGCGCTGCGCTGCGCCTTCGCGCACGGCACCGGCGCGCTGCGTACCCACATTGACAGCTATCCGAAGCAGACGCCGGTTTCGTGGCCGCTGTTCGCCGAGATGCGCGAAGCATGGAAGGGACGCATCGCGTTGCAGGCGGTCGCGCTGTTTCCGATCGACTTCGCGCTGAACGACGAGGCGAATTTCCGCGTGCTGGTCGAGACCGTGGCGAAGCATGGTGGGTTGCTGGGCGGCCTCACATTTCTTGGCGAAGCGCCGAATGCGAAAACTGATGCGGCTCTCGATAAAATCTTCGAGGCCGCGAAGGTGAACGGCCTCGATCTCGATTTTCATGTGGATGAAAGCGATTCCCCGCACGCCCGAACGCTGCCGCGCATCGCAGAGGCCGCGCTGCGCCACAAATTCAAGGGCCGCATTGTGGCAGGCCACTGCTGTTCGCTGGCGTTGGCCGACGATGCCGAGCGCGCCACGATCATCGCCAAGGTCGCGGAGGCGCGCATCGCAGTCGTATCGCTGCCGATGTGCAACATGTACCTGCAGGACCGCACGGCCGGCCGCACGCCGCGCTGGCGCGGCGTCGCGCCGCTGCATGAACTCGATGCCGCGGGTGTCACCGTGATGGTCGCGAGCGACAATACGCGCGATCCGTTCTATGCCTACGGCGACCTCGACATGCTGGAAGTCTATCGCGAGGCGACGCGCATCCTGCATTTCGATCACTCGGCGCGGCCGTGGCTGAAAACGATCGCGGCGACGCCGGGCGAGGTGATGGGCCTGCCGCACGGCCGCATGGCGGTGGGCGCACCGGCGGGCCTCGTGCTCACGCGCGCGCGGACGATCAACGAGCTCTTGTCGCGCCCGCAGGCCGATCGCGTGGTGCTGTGCGCGGGGAGGCAGGTGGAGCGGGCGTTGCCGGACTATCGGGAGCTGGGTTGA
- a CDS encoding FAD-binding oxidoreductase, whose amino-acid sequence MPATAAAATTSRYDIEGLLKLIGGIPVTTDMQRVRLRSRDYFWYSPVLNKQLHGKSADIVATPRNEADVIRVAAACAKLRIPLTPRGAATGNYGQAVPLEGGVLLDLTAMTKIEWQKPGLVRCEPGIKMNDLDAATRPNGWEIRMHPSTKRMATIGGFVGGGSGGIGSINYGGLREPGNILCARVITVEETPRVIELRTDAAQKVNRAYGTTGIITALEMPLAPAWPWIDVIVAFDDFIEAMQVGHEVALADGVVKKLITPMIWPIPQHFPALKTHCPEGKHVMFCMIAAPSLESFKDIVGKRGTITCEQPHDDSPGKEPLYEYTWNHTTLQWLKQDRSITYLQCLFPHDRVIESVKQMMEMFPGEVLPHTEFIRFAGRITCSALPIVRYTTEERLNEIIALHEENGVFIANPHVYTLEDGSRHKSTGADQLGMKAEADPYGLLNPGKMRTYVPVKN is encoded by the coding sequence ATGCCCGCAACCGCCGCCGCCGCGACCACGTCACGCTACGACATTGAGGGTTTGCTCAAACTGATCGGCGGCATACCGGTCACGACCGACATGCAGCGCGTGCGGCTGCGCTCGCGCGATTACTTCTGGTACTCGCCGGTGCTGAACAAGCAGCTGCACGGGAAATCCGCCGACATCGTCGCAACGCCGCGCAACGAGGCGGACGTGATCCGCGTGGCCGCAGCCTGCGCGAAGCTGCGTATCCCGCTCACCCCGCGCGGCGCGGCGACCGGCAATTACGGCCAGGCCGTGCCGCTCGAAGGCGGCGTGCTGCTCGACCTCACCGCCATGACCAAGATCGAGTGGCAGAAGCCCGGGCTGGTGCGCTGCGAGCCGGGCATCAAGATGAACGATCTCGATGCCGCGACCCGGCCCAACGGCTGGGAGATCCGGATGCATCCCTCCACCAAGCGCATGGCGACGATCGGCGGATTCGTCGGCGGCGGCTCGGGCGGGATCGGCTCGATCAACTATGGCGGCCTGCGCGAGCCGGGTAACATCCTCTGCGCGCGCGTCATCACGGTGGAAGAAACACCGCGCGTCATCGAGCTGCGCACCGATGCGGCGCAGAAGGTGAACCGAGCCTACGGAACCACCGGCATCATCACGGCGCTGGAGATGCCGTTGGCGCCCGCGTGGCCGTGGATCGACGTGATCGTGGCATTCGACGATTTCATCGAGGCCATGCAAGTCGGCCATGAGGTGGCGCTCGCCGACGGCGTGGTGAAAAAGCTGATCACGCCGATGATCTGGCCGATCCCGCAGCACTTTCCGGCGCTGAAGACGCATTGCCCGGAAGGCAAGCACGTCATGTTCTGCATGATCGCCGCGCCGTCGCTCGAAAGCTTCAAGGACATCGTCGGCAAGCGCGGCACCATCACCTGCGAGCAGCCGCATGACGACTCGCCCGGCAAGGAGCCGCTCTACGAGTACACCTGGAACCACACGACCCTGCAGTGGCTGAAGCAGGATCGCTCCATCACCTATCTGCAATGCCTCTTCCCGCACGACCGCGTAATTGAGTCGGTGAAGCAGATGATGGAGATGTTTCCCGGCGAGGTGCTGCCGCACACCGAGTTCATCCGCTTCGCGGGGCGTATCACCTGCTCGGCACTGCCGATCGTGCGCTACACCACCGAGGAGCGGCTCAACGAGATCATCGCGCTGCACGAAGAGAACGGCGTGTTCATCGCCAACCCGCACGTCTACACGCTGGAAGACGGCTCGCGTCACAAGTCGACCGGCGCGGACCAGCTCGGCATGAAGGCGGAGGCCGATCCTTACGGGTTGCTCAATCCGGGCAAGATGCGGACCTATGTGCCGGTGAAGAACTAG
- a CDS encoding AtzE family amidohydrolase — protein sequence MPSPRKSLRPRSASKPEPFDSAWASAGEIAAAVAKGRVSAVTVIEDALARITARDPVLNAFTDVLAERAVKRARAIDAARTKRRKLGPLAGVPFAVKNLFDVKGLPTRAGSKINRELPPSAHDQKLIERLEAAGAVLIGALNMGEYAYDFTGENVHDGNAHNPHDVNRMTGGSSSGSGGAVAGGLVPLSLGSDTNGSIRVPASFCGLFGLKPTYGRLTRARSFPFVASLDHLGPLARSARDLALAYDAMQGHDPEDPVCADRPVEPTLAKLARGTKGLRIAVAGGYFTKGALPEACAAVDDVAAALKANTEVEIPQAARARAAAYVITASEGAALHLERLRTRAGDFDPAMRDRLIAGAMIPAALTNRAQKFRRWYQAEVLKLFDKVDAILAPATPCTAPGIGQKTFVLDGVELPVRPNIGIYTQPISFIGLPVVAVPVPLEPLPIAVQVIAAPWREDIALRIAYALEQAGVCVAPRPKL from the coding sequence CTCGCCCGCATCACAGCGCGCGACCCGGTGCTCAACGCGTTCACCGACGTGCTGGCGGAGCGCGCGGTGAAGCGTGCCCGCGCCATCGACGCGGCGCGGACGAAGCGCCGGAAGCTCGGGCCGCTCGCGGGCGTGCCGTTCGCGGTGAAGAACCTGTTCGACGTGAAGGGCCTGCCGACCCGCGCCGGCTCGAAGATCAACCGCGAGCTTCCGCCGTCCGCGCACGACCAGAAGCTGATCGAGCGGCTGGAAGCGGCCGGCGCGGTGCTGATCGGCGCCCTCAACATGGGCGAATACGCCTACGACTTCACCGGCGAGAACGTGCATGACGGCAACGCGCACAATCCGCACGACGTGAACCGCATGACCGGCGGCTCGTCGAGCGGCTCGGGCGGCGCGGTCGCGGGCGGGCTGGTGCCGCTCTCGCTCGGCTCCGACACCAACGGCTCGATCCGCGTGCCGGCGTCGTTCTGCGGCCTGTTCGGGTTGAAGCCGACCTACGGGCGGCTCACGCGCGCGCGCTCGTTTCCCTTCGTCGCAAGCCTCGACCATCTGGGGCCGCTGGCGCGCTCGGCGCGCGATCTCGCGCTCGCCTACGACGCAATGCAGGGCCACGACCCGGAGGATCCGGTGTGCGCGGATCGCCCGGTCGAGCCGACGCTGGCAAAGCTCGCGCGCGGAACCAAGGGCCTGCGCATCGCGGTCGCGGGCGGATATTTCACCAAGGGTGCGCTCCCGGAAGCCTGCGCTGCGGTGGACGACGTCGCTGCCGCGCTGAAAGCCAACACCGAGGTCGAGATTCCGCAAGCCGCGCGCGCCCGTGCGGCGGCCTATGTGATCACCGCGAGCGAGGGCGCGGCGCTGCATCTCGAACGGTTGCGCACGCGCGCCGGCGACTTCGATCCGGCGATGCGCGACCGGCTGATCGCGGGCGCGATGATCCCGGCGGCGCTCACCAATCGCGCGCAGAAATTCCGCCGCTGGTACCAGGCAGAGGTGCTCAAGCTGTTCGACAAGGTCGACGCGATTCTCGCGCCGGCAACGCCGTGCACGGCGCCTGGAATCGGGCAGAAGACCTTCGTGCTCGACGGGGTCGAGCTGCCGGTGCGGCCGAACATCGGCATCTACACGCAGCCGATCTCGTTCATCGGCCTGCCGGTCGTGGCCGTGCCGGTCCCGCTCGAACCGCTGCCGATTGCCGTGCAGGTGATCGCGGCGCCCTGGCGCGAGGACATCGCGCTGCGGATTGCATATGCGCTGGAGCAGGCCGGCGTGTGCGTCGCGCCAAGGCCGAAGCTATAA
- the hpxZ gene encoding oxalurate catabolism protein HpxZ, whose product MDIDLPEVVAEVRAAFDRYEKALTTNDLDVLNTIFRDAPQTIRYGIGENLYGYDQIKAFRGARSPVGLMRSISQTVITTYGRDFAVASTLFRRETVPGKVGRQMQTWIRFPDGWHVVAAHVSLIDETKST is encoded by the coding sequence ATGGACATCGACCTGCCGGAGGTTGTCGCCGAAGTGCGAGCCGCGTTCGACCGCTACGAGAAGGCGCTGACCACGAACGATCTCGATGTGCTCAACACGATCTTCCGCGATGCGCCGCAGACGATCCGCTACGGCATCGGCGAAAACCTCTACGGTTACGACCAGATCAAGGCGTTTCGCGGCGCGCGCTCACCGGTCGGCCTGATGCGCTCGATCTCGCAAACGGTGATCACGACCTACGGGCGTGACTTTGCAGTTGCCTCGACGCTGTTCCGGCGCGAGACCGTGCCCGGAAAGGTCGGACGACAAATGCAGACCTGGATACGCTTTCCCGACGGCTGGCATGTGGTGGCCGCGCACGTCAGCTTGATCGACGAGACCAAGTCTACGTAG
- a CDS encoding NAD(P)H-dependent oxidoreductase, producing the protein MKIHYIYCHPLPESFHAAIRAEALAGLKEGGHTVDLCDLYAEKFDPVMSVKERRDYHDLSKNQTGVTNYVRRLREADALICQFPVWSFGPPAMLKGWMDRLLMPGVGFDLSNPNMAVPLLTNLRRIAGITTYGRPWWNALLVGNPPKKIMTRYMPRFSKGAKVDYYPLYHMNVATDETRKAFIAKVRAAMLRF; encoded by the coding sequence ATGAAAATCCACTACATCTACTGCCATCCCCTCCCCGAAAGCTTCCACGCCGCGATCCGCGCCGAGGCGCTCGCCGGGCTGAAGGAGGGGGGCCACACGGTCGACCTCTGCGACCTCTACGCAGAAAAATTCGACCCCGTGATGAGCGTTAAGGAGCGGCGCGACTACCACGACCTGTCGAAGAACCAGACCGGCGTGACCAACTACGTACGGCGCCTGCGCGAGGCGGACGCCCTGATCTGCCAGTTTCCGGTCTGGTCGTTCGGCCCGCCCGCGATGCTCAAGGGCTGGATGGACCGGCTGTTGATGCCGGGCGTCGGGTTCGACCTGTCGAACCCGAACATGGCGGTGCCGTTGCTCACAAATCTGCGGCGCATCGCCGGTATCACGACCTACGGCCGGCCGTGGTGGAACGCGTTGCTGGTCGGCAACCCGCCGAAGAAAATCATGACGCGCTACATGCCGCGCTTTTCCAAGGGCGCGAAAGTCGACTACTACCCGCTCTATCACATGAACGTCGCGACCGATGAGACGCGCAAGGCCTTCATCGCCAAGGTGCGCGCCGCGATGCTAAGGTTCTGA